One Epidermidibacterium keratini DNA segment encodes these proteins:
- a CDS encoding amino-acid N-acetyltransferase codes for MSPQIVIRRARTKDVAAIRRIAAPLVEARVLLAKEAVAYYEGLQDFRVAELDGRVVGFGALHVMWEDLAEVRTLAVSAEAKGTGVGGLLLERLLDDAREIGVSRVFCLTFETAFFEAHGFTEIEGTPVEPEIFAELLRSHDDGVAEFLDLARVKPNTLGNSRMLRILQNPPMKGI; via the coding sequence ATGTCCCCACAGATCGTCATCCGCCGTGCGCGCACCAAGGACGTCGCAGCGATTCGCCGGATCGCCGCACCGCTTGTCGAGGCACGCGTGCTTCTGGCGAAGGAGGCGGTCGCCTACTACGAAGGGCTTCAGGACTTCCGCGTCGCCGAGCTGGACGGCCGCGTCGTGGGGTTCGGCGCTCTGCACGTGATGTGGGAGGACCTCGCTGAGGTGCGCACGCTCGCTGTCTCGGCTGAGGCCAAAGGCACTGGCGTGGGCGGTCTGCTGCTTGAGCGGCTGCTTGATGACGCCCGGGAGATTGGCGTGAGCCGGGTCTTCTGCCTGACGTTCGAGACTGCCTTCTTTGAGGCGCACGGCTTCACCGAGATCGAGGGCACGCCGGTGGAGCCGGAAATCTTCGCCGAGCTGCTTCGCTCCCACGACGATGGTGTCGCTGAGTTCTTGGATCTCGCCCGCGTGAAACCCAACACGCTCGGCAACAGCCGGATGCTCCGCATCCTGCAGAACCCACCTATGAAAGGAATCTGA
- a CDS encoding amidohydrolase produces the protein MPITLGDKTDFALVGGRVLTMAGDEYDDGVVVVRDGKVTAVGPRKKVRIPRAVEQIDVSGKWVAPGFVEAHAHVGVHEEGEGWAGDDTNEMTDPNGARLRALDAINPDDQGFRDALAGGVTTVVVKPGSGNPIGGQTVAMKVWGRIVDEMVIKNPCSVKSALGENPKRVYGEKKTLPSTRLGVTAVIRDALASAREYADARSKKDSTEKYDGSKEILAKVLSGDVPWCQHTHRVDDIATAIRLADEFGYRLVINHGTEAHLIASHIAERDIPVVIGPLFTSRSKVEVRRRSLENPGHLARAGVKVAITTDHPVVPIDFLIYQVALSVKEGLPRDEALKTITINPAEMLDLDDRVGSLAKGKDADIAVWDGDPLDVTSRCLQTFVDGRLVYEYVDGERRTAQPFENAK, from the coding sequence ATGCCCATCACCCTCGGCGACAAGACGGACTTCGCGCTGGTCGGCGGCCGCGTGCTGACCATGGCCGGAGACGAGTACGACGACGGTGTCGTGGTCGTCCGCGACGGCAAGGTCACTGCGGTCGGTCCACGCAAGAAGGTCCGGATCCCGCGAGCCGTCGAGCAGATCGACGTCTCCGGCAAGTGGGTCGCGCCGGGGTTCGTCGAGGCGCACGCCCACGTCGGCGTACACGAGGAGGGTGAAGGCTGGGCCGGCGACGACACCAATGAGATGACCGATCCCAACGGGGCGCGGTTGCGGGCGCTCGATGCGATCAACCCCGACGACCAAGGGTTCCGCGACGCCCTCGCCGGTGGCGTCACCACCGTCGTCGTGAAGCCGGGGTCGGGCAACCCGATCGGTGGACAGACCGTCGCGATGAAGGTGTGGGGCCGCATCGTCGACGAGATGGTCATCAAGAACCCGTGCTCGGTCAAGAGCGCGCTGGGCGAGAACCCGAAGCGGGTGTACGGCGAGAAGAAGACGCTGCCCTCGACCCGCCTCGGCGTCACGGCTGTCATCCGAGACGCGCTGGCCTCGGCACGCGAGTACGCCGACGCGCGCTCGAAGAAGGACAGCACGGAGAAGTACGACGGCAGCAAGGAGATCCTCGCGAAGGTCCTCTCCGGTGACGTGCCGTGGTGCCAGCACACGCACCGTGTCGATGACATCGCAACGGCGATCCGGCTGGCCGACGAGTTCGGGTACCGCCTCGTGATCAACCACGGCACCGAGGCGCACCTCATCGCCTCGCACATTGCTGAGCGCGACATCCCGGTCGTGATCGGGCCGCTGTTTACCTCACGCTCCAAGGTTGAGGTACGCCGTCGCTCGCTGGAGAACCCCGGCCATCTAGCGCGCGCCGGCGTGAAGGTCGCGATCACCACTGACCACCCGGTGGTGCCGATCGACTTCCTGATCTACCAGGTTGCGCTGTCGGTCAAGGAGGGCCTGCCGCGCGACGAGGCGCTGAAGACGATCACCATCAACCCGGCGGAGATGCTGGATCTCGACGACCGTGTCGGGTCGCTTGCTAAGGGCAAGGACGCCGACATCGCCGTCTGGGACGGTGATCCGCTGGATGTGACCTCGCGCTGCCTGCAGACCTTCGTCGACGGCCGGCTGGTCTACGAGTACGTCGACGGTGAGCGGCGTACGGCGCAGCCCTTCGAAAACGCGAAGTAA